From the genome of Desulfovibrio sp.:
AACCGAACATTGTCAGGACTTCTTTTGACGCATTCGCCTGGGTGTGTTAATACTTGGCGTGACTCCTCTTGGCCTTCACAGGGAGACCCGCCATGGCTGAAACCCGGAATTTCGAGCTGAGAAAATTCGTGGCCCCGGAATTCGTCTTCGGGGAAGGGGCTTCCAGCCTTGCGGCGCAGTACGCCGTCAACCTGGGCTCACGGCGCCCCATGCTGGTGACGGACGCCGGGCTCATAGAAGCCGGGTGGTCCAAAACGCTTCTGGACGGACTCAAAACGGCCGGGCTTGGCTGCGTGGTCTTCAGCTCCGTAACGCCCAACCCCAAGGACCATGAGATTATGGCGGGGGCGCGGATCTACCAGGACGAGGGCTGCGACGCCCTGGTTGCCCTGGGCGGAGGCAGCGTGCTGGACTGCGCCAAGGGCATCGGCATCGTCACCGCCTGTGGCGGACACATTCTCTCTTACGAGGGCGTGGACACGATCTCCTGCCCGCTGCCTCCGCTGGTGTGCGTGCCGACCACCTCCGGAAGCTCGGCGGACGTGTCCCAGTTCGCCATCATTTCAGACACGGTGCGCAAGGTGAAGATCGCACTGGTGAGCAAGATGCTCGTTCCCGACGTCTCCCTTATCGACCCCCAATTAACCACCACCATGTCCCCCTCCCTTACGGCAGAGACGGGCCTGGACGCCCTGACCCACGCCATCGAGGCCTATGTGTCCAACGCCAACTCGGCGGTTACGGACCTTTTCGCCCTGGAAGCCATGCGCCTTGCCCGAGGGTATCTTGTGCAGGCCGTCAGATTCCCGCAGGACATCGAGGCCCGCTCGCGCATGTGCCTGTCCAGCCTGGACGCGGGTCTGGCCTTTTCCAACGCCATACTCGGGGCCGTGCACGGCATGGCCCACAGCCTGGGCGGCAACCTCGACCTGCCCCACGGAGAATGCAACGCCATCCTCTTGGGTCCGGTCATCGCCTTCAATTTCCCGTCCGCGCCGGAGCGTTACCGCAATGTGGCCCAAGCCATGGGATGCGCGGTCGAGGGCGTTTCCGACAGCGATGTCCTGGCGTCATTGCTTGCGACCATCAAACAGATGCGCGCCGATGTTGATTTGACCCGCAACCTGGGGGCGTTGGGAGTGACGCGCGCGGACATACCGCACCTGGCGGAAATGGCCATGAAGGACCCGTGCCTGCTCACCAACCCCCGTCCACCCGTCCAGGCGGACATTGAAGCCATTTATGAAGCGGCGCTCTGAGGGGAGTTTTCAGCCGGGCGAAGCGCCACAGGCCCTGCGCGACAAGCTCATGGGGCTTGGCGAACATTCCATGCGCAAAAGCTATTATCCTGAGCTGCGCAAGCGCATGGAGGAACTGGAGCGTTTCCGCACGCTTTTGGACATCGCCAGCGATCTCGTCTTTGTCGTCGAGGCTGAAACAGGACGGATAACGGACGTGAACGAAACCGCCTGGAGAAAGCTGGGCGTCGCCCGCGCGAGTCTTCAGGGAATGCGATTCGGAGACATTCTGTCCGCCGAGCAGGCCCCGGTGTTTCTCGATCTCTTGGCAACTGGCAATCCGGTTATGGAAGGGTTTGTGTTCAACCTGCCTCTGGCCGGCGGCGGGGGGTTCCCGGCGGAACTCACCATGAACGTTCTGGGCATGGACAGGCGCTCCCTGGCCGTGGTGGTGGCCCGGGACGTCTCCTCGCGGATGGAGGCCCAACGGGAGCTGTCTCGCGCCTGGGGCTACCTTCGCTCCATAGTGGACTCCATGCCGTCGCTTCTGGTGGGGGTGAACGATCGCCTCGAGATAACCCTCATCAACGTCCAGGCAGCAGATGCCATCGGTGTCTCCGCCGCTGACGCCCAGGGAAAAGTGCTTGCCCATATTCTGCCGTGGCTGCCGAAGCTCCCGGAGGCTTTGCTTGAGACCATAAAGGACAACACCCCCCGGGTGTTGCGCAAGATGCCGGGAAGAGGGCCGGCCGGCGCTTCATGGTACGACGCCACCATCTTCCCGCTGGGCCAGGGCCGCGCCGAGGCAGTGGCCCGCATAGACGACGTGAGCGCCAGGGTCCGCATGGACGAGGTGCTCATGCAGACGGAAAAGATGCTCTCCGTGGGCGCCCTGGCCGCGGGAATGGCCCACGAGATCAACAACCCCCTGGCCGGCATTCTGCAAGGCGTGCAGTCGGTGCTGCGCAGGCTGACCCCGGACCTCGAGGCCAACCGGGCGGCCGCGTCGAAAGTGGGATTGGACATGAATGTCCTGGCGGCATATCTGGCCGACCGGGACCTGGTCCAGATGCTCCAATCGATCCAGGAGTCCGGTGTGCGGGCCGCGAAAATAGTCACCAACATCCTGGCCTTCAGCCGCCGCTCGGACCTGAGCAAGGCACAGGTCCCGCTCGCCCAGATGGTGGACAAGGCCCTGGAACTGGCTCTGAGCGAGTTCGACCTCACAAAGAAGTTCGACTTCCGCCATATACGCATCACCCGCGACGATGATCCTGATTTGCCTTCGGTCTGGTGCGTGCCCACCCAGATCGAGCAGGTTATCCTGAACCTCTTGAAAAACGCGGCCCAGGCCTTGTCTTCGAGCGCCACACCGAATCCTGCGATAAATGTCCGCACCGGATTAAACGACGGCATGGCCTGCGTCGAGGTGGAGGACAACGGCCCCGGCATGGACGAGGCCACCAGGGAAAGGCTTTTCGAGCCGTTCTTCACCACCAAGGGGCCGGGGGAGGGCACGGGGCTCGGGCTTTCCGTGGTCTACTACATAGTGGTTGAACAGCACGAAGGCAGGATAAGCGTGCAGTCCGCCCCGGGGTCAGGGACCACCGTGTCGGTGAAACTGCCTGTGAAGCCCCAGGACGCCTAGACCCACCGGATGTGCTCCGTGGGGCTTTCCTTTTTGCCCGATCTAATCTAAACAAAACCCCTTTGTCCGCATCCCCATATCTTTGAGGAGCCATGTCCCATGGAGTATAACGTCACTGAAGTGTCCCCGGTCGAAACCAAGATCGAGGTCAAAGTACCCGCCGAAGAGATCAACGCCTCCCTGGCCGTCACCACGGCCATGTACCGCCGGAACCTCGATCTTCGCGGCTTCCGCAAGGGCAAGGTCCCCTCCAGCATCGTTGAGTCCAAGTTCCGCAAGCAGATTATGCGCGAGGCCGCCAACGACCTCATGAACGTCCACATCAACGAGGTCATGTCCACCCTCAAGTACCTGGCCATCGCCAAGCTCGACGTCAGCCCCGTGGAACTGGAGAAGGACAAGGCAATCGACTACGTCATCACCTTCGAGCACTGCCCCAACTTCGATCTGCCCGAATACAAGGGCCTTGAGATCGAAGAGGAAGAAGCTCAGACCAAGGACGACGAGGTCTCCCAGGTCATCGAGCGCATCCGCGGCAACCTGGCGGAGTTGAAGGTCGTCAAGGAATCCCGCCTGCCCAAGGACGGGGACGTGGTCGTGGTCAGCTTCACCGGCAGCCAGAACGGCGAGCCCCTTCCCGGCGTGCGCGCCGAGAACTTCCAGCTTTCCCTGGGAGAAAACCAGGCCCTTCCCGATTTCGAAGCCCTGGTGAAGGCCACCAAGGCCGGGGCCGACAATACCGGAACGCTCAGCTTCCCCGCCGACTTCATCAACCAGGAGCTGGCCGGAAAGACCGTGGACCTAAGCATCACCGTCCACATCATCAAGGAAAAGGAGCTTCCGCCCATCGACGACGAGCTGGCCCAGAAGGCCGGCAACTTCGAGAGCCTGGAGAAGCTCAAGGAAGCCATCTCGCGCTCCTACGTGCAGAGCCGCCAGCAGCTCTACAGGGCCGCCGCCCAGAAGAAGCTCCTCGACGAGCTTTTGACCAAGGTGGACTTCCCCCTGCCTCCCTCCCTGGTGGAGGAGCAGATCGGCATCCTGGTGGAGGACGCCAAGAACAAGGTCGAGCGCCAGGGCAAGGCTCCCGAGGCCCTGGGCAAGACCGACGAAGAGTTGCGCAAGGATTTCGAGCCCAAGGCCAAGGAGATCGTCAAGGCCCAGCTCTTTTTGATCAAGCTTTCCGACAAGGAAGGCATCGAGACCACTCCCCAGGAGATGGACGCCTACTTCATGCAGGTGGCTTCCCGCACCGGCCAGGACGTTTTGGCCGTGAAGCAGCACTACGAAGAGAAGGGGCTCATCATTCCCGTGCGGGATAAGATCCTGGCTGACAAGGCCATGGAGTTCATCTATTCCCAGGCCAAGGTCACCAAGGTGCCGGCCAAGGAAGAAGAGAAGGCCTAGCAACAGCGTTTCCCACGGTACGGCCGCCGTTTTTCTGCGGCGGCCGCCCGGAGTCCCGATGCGGGCGGTCTTGTCTTTCCGCGCGCGTTGGGTAAAAGTCGCCCTGTGGACGGAGGCTTCAGATTCTCCGTGAGGAACTAATTCCAGCCAAGGAGTTTCAGGGTGCACGCCCAGATACCTATAGTAATCGAGACCACGGGGCGCACCGAACGCGCCTACGACATCTATTCGCGCCTGCTGAAGGACCGGATCATCCTCTTGGGCACCCCCATAGACGACCACGTGGCCAACGTGATCTGCGCCCAGCTTCTTTTTCTCGAGTCCGAGGACCCGAAAAAGGAAATCTCCATCTACATAAATTCCCCGGGCGGCTCGGTAACAGCCGGGATGGCCATCTACGACACCATGCAGTTCATCTCCTGCCCGGTGGCCACCCTGTGCATGGGCCAGGCGGCCAGCATGGGCGCGCTGCTCATGGCGGCCGGCGAGAAGGGCATGCGCTACGCCCTGCCCAACGCCCGGATCATGATCCATCAGCCCTCGGGCGGGTTCCAGGGACAAACCACGGATATTGACATCCACGCCCGCGAGATTATTCGCATGAGGGAACGGCTCAACGAAATTCTTGCCAAACACACTGGCACGGATATTGATAAAATCCGTGACGACACGGAACGCGACTACTTCATGACCCCGGACGAAGCCATGAAATACGGCCTCATCGACAAGGTCATCACCTCGCGGCAGTCCCAGGAAGAAGAAAACCAGTAGGCTCTGTATTCACCGGCAGCGGCAAAGTTTGCCCCCGCGCGACATCAGGGAAGATGCCATGACCAAAAAGAAGACCCCAGTTTCCACCGACCTCTGCTGCTCCTTTTGCGGCAAGAACCAGGAAGAGGTGCAGCGCCTCATCGCTGGTCCCGACGTCTACATCTGCGACGAGTGCGTTTCCTTGTGCAACGAGATCATTGCCCAGGAAAGCCTGAACGAGGAAGTGGAGGACGGCAAACTCCTGGCTCCCGCAGAAATAAAGAATCTGCTCGATGAATACGTGATCGGGCAGGACCAGGCCAAGAAGATCCTGGCCGTGGCCGTGCACAACCATTACAAGCGCGTTCTCTATGCGGGCGGCGCCAAGGGCGACGACGTTGAGCTGGACAAGTCCAACATCCTGCTCATCGGCCCCACCGGCTCGGGCAAGACGCTTCTGGCCCAGACCCTGGCCCGCGTGCTCAAGGTGCCCTTCGCCATCGCGGACGCCACCACGTTGACCGAGGCCGGCTATGTGGGCGAGGACGTGGAGAACATTCTCGTCCAGCTGCTGCAGAACGCCGACTACGACATCGAGGCCGCGTCCAAGGGCATCATCTACATCGACGAGATCGATAAAATCGCGCGCAAGTCGGACAGCCCGAGCATCACCAGGGACGTGTCCGGCGAGGGCGTGCAGCAGGCCCTTTTGAAGATCATCGAGGGAACCGAGGCCAACATCCCCCCCAAGGGCGGCCGCAAGCACCCCCAGCAGGAATTTATCCGCCTGAACACGTCGAACATCCTGTTCATCGTGGGCGGCGCCTTCATCGGGCTCGAGAAGATCGTGCAGCAGCGCATGCGCGGCTCTGCCCTGGGCTTTGGCGCCAAGATGGAGGGCAAGCGCGAGGAGGACGTCTCCAAGCTCCTCCTGCAGGCCCATCCCTCTGACTTGGTGAAGTTCGGCCTTATCCCTGAGTTCGTGGGCCGAATACCCATCATCACCTCCCTGACGGAGCTGGTGGAGGAAGACCTTATCCGCATCCTCACCGAGCCCAAGAATGCGCTGGTGAAGCAGTACATGAAGCTCTTCGAGCTTGATAAGGTCCGCCTGCGCTTCACTTCCAACGCCCTGTCCGCCATTGCCCGCAAGGCCATCGAAAGAAAGACCGGGGCGCGCGGACTGCGCAACGTGATGGAGAACATCATGCTGGACATCATGTACCAGCTGCCGTCGCTGTCGGGCGTTACCGAATGCGTGATCAACAAGGCCGTGGTGGAGAAGGGGCAGGACCCTTTGCTCTTCTACCAGCAGGAAGTGAAGTCCGCGTAAGTCCGCGTTGAAATCCGAAATGGTGAAGCCCCCTTCCGTTTCAGGGAGGGGGCTTCTTTTTCTCGTCGACTGTTATGCGTTCGTATTGGCAGAATGCGTCATCTCTTCATAGGCAATGCCGAAGATACGGCGAAGCCTATTTTTTGGCGATGACGAGCCAGGCGTCCCCGTAGCCGACCAGGGGCGGTTTGGTGGCGTCCCAGGCGCATTGGGTTTCGGTCTGAACGTGAATGGTGGAAACTGTCAGGCCAAGCCGCTCGTACTCTCTCTTCCCTTCGTTCGCGGCAGCCTCCGACAAGTAGCGGTACACTATGAACACTCCACATTCTTCCATTGCGGACCTCCTTGTTACAGGTGTGCTTGCCAGGGTTCATCCTTCACTGAAGCATGCCATTTCCGGAACGATCTGAATTTGGATTGTCAGTATATATTTATTATACGAATTAATTGTTGATGCTATATCACAGAACCATGGTTCGCGTGTGCTTGTCAAATATTCCACCGATAAGGCAGGATACCTGGCCATGGCGGGAGATGCGGGGGATTGCAGGGAGGGCTTGCAAGGGCGCTTGGAAGCGGACGAACTAATCCGCGATGGCCGCGAGAACCTGTGTTGGTATAACAACCCGGAATGGTTGATTATTACTTGATTTGACTTTTCCCGTACCTGACTTACTCTCAATTATCTTACAACCCGGCCGATAAGCGCTGCAAAGCGGCGTGACATCATACCATCCCAGGAGACCTTCATGACGAGCTTTTTCTCCGATGACCAACCCCGCAGGACCGACCGCGTGCGCCTGCCGGTGATGAGCCTGCGCGAGGTGGTCATGTTCCCCAGGTCCATCGTTCCCCTGTTCGTTGGACGCGAGGCCTCCATAAAAGCCATTGAGAACGCCGTTTCCACCTACGACAAGAAGATCTTCCTGGTGGCCCAGCGCACCCCGGAAACGGAGAAACCCCAGGCGGAAGACCTGTTCCGCATGGGCACCGTGAGCAAGATCCTCCAGATGCTTCGCCTGCCCGACGGCACCATCAAGGTGCTCTTCGAGGGCCTGTACCGGGCCGAGTGGGAAGAGGACGGCATGGAGGGCTTCGAGGACGACTTCCCCACCGCCCGCGTGGTCCGCATGCAGGAGGACGACGGGGAGGGCAGCGAGGCCGAGGCCATGGTGCGCACGGCCCACGAGGCCATGGAGCACTACGGGCGCATCAACAAGAAGCTCGCTCCCGAGACCATCCTGGCCATTAACGCCCAGACCGCCCCGGGCCGCCTGGCCGACGCCATCATGCCCCACCTGAAGGTGGACTACATCAAGAAGCAGGAAATCCTCGAGCAGCTGGACCCCGTCAAGCGCCTGGAAGAGTCCTTCGCCTTTCTCCAGGGGGAGATCGAAATCTCCTCCATCGAGAAGAAGATCAAGGGCCGCGTCAAGCAGCAGATGGAGAAGAACCAGCGCGAATACTATTTGAACGAGCAGCTCAAGGCCATCCACAAGGAGATGGGCCGCGACGAGGACCCCCTGGCCGAGGTGGCCGAGTTCGAGCTGCGCCTGAAGGAAAAGGACATGCCCGAAGAGGCTCGCGAAAAGGCCATGCGCGAGCTTAAGAAGATGAAGCACACTCCGCCTTCCTCAGCGGAATACACCGTGGTTCGCAACTACGTTGAGTGGATTCTGGACCTGCCCTGGAACGTGCTCCAGGACGTCGAGATCGACGTGAACAAGGCCAAGGAGATCTTGGACGCCGATCACTACGGCCTGGAAAAGCCCAAGGAGCGCATCCTGGAGTACCTGGCCGTGCAGAGCCTGGTGGAGAAGATGAAGGGCCCCATTCTGTGTCTGGTGGGCCCTCCGGGCGTGGGCAAGACCTCTTTGGCCAAGTCCATCGCCAGGTCCATGGACCGCGAGTTCGTGCGCCTGTCTCTTGGCGGCGTGCGCGACGAGGCCGAGATACGCGGCCACCGCCGCACCTACGTGGGCGCGCTGCCCGGCAAGATCATCCAGTCCTTGAAGCGGGTCAAATACAACAACCCCGTGTTCTGCCTGGACGAAGTGGACAAAATGTCGACCGATTTCAGGGGCGACCCGTCCTCGGCCCTGCTCGAGGTGCTCGATCCCGAGCAGAACTACGCCTTCGGCGACCACTACCTGGACCTGGACTACGACCTATCCAAGGTGTTCTTCATCACCACGGCCAACGCCCTGCACACCATCCCCCTGCCGCTGCAGGACCGCATGGAGATCATCCGCATCCCCGGCTACATGGAGACCGAAAAGCTCTCCATCGCCAAGGAGTTCCTGCTGCCCAAGAAGATCAAGGAGAACGGCCTGAAGGACGAGAACATCTCCGTGTCCGAGGGCGCCATCCTGGAGGTCATCCGGCGCTACACCCGCGAGGCGGGCGTGCGCAACGTGGAGCGGGAGCTGGCCTCGCTGTGCCGCAAGACCGCCCGCAAGCTGGTGGAGGGGGGCGATCTTGCCGCCACGTTCTCCATCACCAAGCAGACCCTGCCCCAGTATCTTGGCGTGCCCAAGTTCCGCCACGGCGAGATGGAGGAGAAACCCCAGGTGGGCGTCTCCACTGGCCTTGCCTACACCGAGCTTGGCGGCGAGATGCTCATGGTGGAGACCGCGCTCATGCCCGGCGCCGGAAAGGTGGAGATAACGGGCAAGCTTGGCGACGTGATGCAGGAGTCGGCCAAGGCCGCGCTTTCCTACATCCGCTCCCGCTCGGCCAGCTTCGGCTTGAAGCCCGACTTCCACAAGGAAATCGACATCCACATCCACGTGCCCGAGGGCGCCACTCCCAAGGACGGCCCAAGCGCGGGCATCACCCTGTGCACGGCCATGGTCTCGGCCCTTCTGAACATGCCGGTCCGCAACGAACTGGCCATGACCGGCGAGATCACCCTGCGCGGACGGGTGCTGCCCATCGGCGGGCTTCGCGAAAAGCTTCTGGCCGCCCACCGGGGCCAGATCAAGAAGGTGCTCATTCCGGAAGAGAACGCCAAAGATCTGAAGGAAGTGCCCGAGGCCATCCTTAAGGAACTGGAGATCGTCCAGGTGAAGAACATGGACGAGGTGCTGGAGCAGGCCATCCTGTGCGAGGAGTCAAACAAGCTCTTCTGCGCCAGGGGGGCCAATGTGCAGCCCTTGGCAGCGAGCCTTCTCAAGGAAGAGTACCAGAACCAGACCAGGCACTAAGCCGGTTTATAACAACGCTACCAAGAGCCGGGGGATACTCCGGCTCTTTTTTTTCGGGCAAATACTATGCCGGTTTCCCGCCATCTTCCGCAACGCGCCTGCCTGGCAACTGCATTCTTCCTGGAAGCGGAGCGACGCCAAGGTGGAACGGTATCAGGAAATGCACATTGTGTGCGGAGGCTCTGCGGTAGCCTCATGCACGCTTAGAAATGGAGTCTTGTGATGCGTGTTGCTGTT
Proteins encoded in this window:
- a CDS encoding iron-containing alcohol dehydrogenase — translated: MAETRNFELRKFVAPEFVFGEGASSLAAQYAVNLGSRRPMLVTDAGLIEAGWSKTLLDGLKTAGLGCVVFSSVTPNPKDHEIMAGARIYQDEGCDALVALGGGSVLDCAKGIGIVTACGGHILSYEGVDTISCPLPPLVCVPTTSGSSADVSQFAIISDTVRKVKIALVSKMLVPDVSLIDPQLTTTMSPSLTAETGLDALTHAIEAYVSNANSAVTDLFALEAMRLARGYLVQAVRFPQDIEARSRMCLSSLDAGLAFSNAILGAVHGMAHSLGGNLDLPHGECNAILLGPVIAFNFPSAPERYRNVAQAMGCAVEGVSDSDVLASLLATIKQMRADVDLTRNLGALGVTRADIPHLAEMAMKDPCLLTNPRPPVQADIEAIYEAAL
- a CDS encoding PAS domain-containing protein, yielding MKRRSEGSFQPGEAPQALRDKLMGLGEHSMRKSYYPELRKRMEELERFRTLLDIASDLVFVVEAETGRITDVNETAWRKLGVARASLQGMRFGDILSAEQAPVFLDLLATGNPVMEGFVFNLPLAGGGGFPAELTMNVLGMDRRSLAVVVARDVSSRMEAQRELSRAWGYLRSIVDSMPSLLVGVNDRLEITLINVQAADAIGVSAADAQGKVLAHILPWLPKLPEALLETIKDNTPRVLRKMPGRGPAGASWYDATIFPLGQGRAEAVARIDDVSARVRMDEVLMQTEKMLSVGALAAGMAHEINNPLAGILQGVQSVLRRLTPDLEANRAAASKVGLDMNVLAAYLADRDLVQMLQSIQESGVRAAKIVTNILAFSRRSDLSKAQVPLAQMVDKALELALSEFDLTKKFDFRHIRITRDDDPDLPSVWCVPTQIEQVILNLLKNAAQALSSSATPNPAINVRTGLNDGMACVEVEDNGPGMDEATRERLFEPFFTTKGPGEGTGLGLSVVYYIVVEQHEGRISVQSAPGSGTTVSVKLPVKPQDA
- the tig gene encoding trigger factor, translating into MEYNVTEVSPVETKIEVKVPAEEINASLAVTTAMYRRNLDLRGFRKGKVPSSIVESKFRKQIMREAANDLMNVHINEVMSTLKYLAIAKLDVSPVELEKDKAIDYVITFEHCPNFDLPEYKGLEIEEEEAQTKDDEVSQVIERIRGNLAELKVVKESRLPKDGDVVVVSFTGSQNGEPLPGVRAENFQLSLGENQALPDFEALVKATKAGADNTGTLSFPADFINQELAGKTVDLSITVHIIKEKELPPIDDELAQKAGNFESLEKLKEAISRSYVQSRQQLYRAAAQKKLLDELLTKVDFPLPPSLVEEQIGILVEDAKNKVERQGKAPEALGKTDEELRKDFEPKAKEIVKAQLFLIKLSDKEGIETTPQEMDAYFMQVASRTGQDVLAVKQHYEEKGLIIPVRDKILADKAMEFIYSQAKVTKVPAKEEEKA
- the clpP gene encoding ATP-dependent Clp endopeptidase proteolytic subunit ClpP, which translates into the protein MPIVIETTGRTERAYDIYSRLLKDRIILLGTPIDDHVANVICAQLLFLESEDPKKEISIYINSPGGSVTAGMAIYDTMQFISCPVATLCMGQAASMGALLMAAGEKGMRYALPNARIMIHQPSGGFQGQTTDIDIHAREIIRMRERLNEILAKHTGTDIDKIRDDTERDYFMTPDEAMKYGLIDKVITSRQSQEEENQ
- the clpX gene encoding ATP-dependent Clp protease ATP-binding subunit ClpX, with product MTKKKTPVSTDLCCSFCGKNQEEVQRLIAGPDVYICDECVSLCNEIIAQESLNEEVEDGKLLAPAEIKNLLDEYVIGQDQAKKILAVAVHNHYKRVLYAGGAKGDDVELDKSNILLIGPTGSGKTLLAQTLARVLKVPFAIADATTLTEAGYVGEDVENILVQLLQNADYDIEAASKGIIYIDEIDKIARKSDSPSITRDVSGEGVQQALLKIIEGTEANIPPKGGRKHPQQEFIRLNTSNILFIVGGAFIGLEKIVQQRMRGSALGFGAKMEGKREEDVSKLLLQAHPSDLVKFGLIPEFVGRIPIITSLTELVEEDLIRILTEPKNALVKQYMKLFELDKVRLRFTSNALSAIARKAIERKTGARGLRNVMENIMLDIMYQLPSLSGVTECVINKAVVEKGQDPLLFYQQEVKSA
- the lon gene encoding endopeptidase La, with amino-acid sequence MTSFFSDDQPRRTDRVRLPVMSLREVVMFPRSIVPLFVGREASIKAIENAVSTYDKKIFLVAQRTPETEKPQAEDLFRMGTVSKILQMLRLPDGTIKVLFEGLYRAEWEEDGMEGFEDDFPTARVVRMQEDDGEGSEAEAMVRTAHEAMEHYGRINKKLAPETILAINAQTAPGRLADAIMPHLKVDYIKKQEILEQLDPVKRLEESFAFLQGEIEISSIEKKIKGRVKQQMEKNQREYYLNEQLKAIHKEMGRDEDPLAEVAEFELRLKEKDMPEEAREKAMRELKKMKHTPPSSAEYTVVRNYVEWILDLPWNVLQDVEIDVNKAKEILDADHYGLEKPKERILEYLAVQSLVEKMKGPILCLVGPPGVGKTSLAKSIARSMDREFVRLSLGGVRDEAEIRGHRRTYVGALPGKIIQSLKRVKYNNPVFCLDEVDKMSTDFRGDPSSALLEVLDPEQNYAFGDHYLDLDYDLSKVFFITTANALHTIPLPLQDRMEIIRIPGYMETEKLSIAKEFLLPKKIKENGLKDENISVSEGAILEVIRRYTREAGVRNVERELASLCRKTARKLVEGGDLAATFSITKQTLPQYLGVPKFRHGEMEEKPQVGVSTGLAYTELGGEMLMVETALMPGAGKVEITGKLGDVMQESAKAALSYIRSRSASFGLKPDFHKEIDIHIHVPEGATPKDGPSAGITLCTAMVSALLNMPVRNELAMTGEITLRGRVLPIGGLREKLLAAHRGQIKKVLIPEENAKDLKEVPEAILKELEIVQVKNMDEVLEQAILCEESNKLFCARGANVQPLAASLLKEEYQNQTRH